The following DNA comes from Paraburkholderia phytofirmans PsJN.
ATTCCAGGTTGTCGCGAATATGAATGACCGGCGGCAAAAAGCCGATTTCCTGCGCGAACTTCTTGCGGATGCTCTTGATCCGCTTGAGCAGTTCGCCGTCCGAGTTCTTGTCGACGAGCGGAATCAGCCGGTAGCCGACTTCGAGGCCGAGCGTGTCGATCATCGTCACGTCGTCCCAGCTCGCTTCGGTGTTTTCGACCGGCGCCATTGCGGCCGGCGCGACATCGACGAGCGCCGTGGTGTTCTTGCGCTCCTCGGCGCGTTTTTTCATCGTGCGGCCGAGCTGGATCAGGCCGCCGCCGAGAATCAGAAACGCGAAGTGCGGCATGCCCGGAATCAGGCCCATCAGCACGAGAATGCAGCCGGTGATCATCAGCACGCGCGGATTAGTGAAGAGCTGTCCCGTGAGCTGGGTGCCGATGTCTTCGTTGGTCGCCACACGCGAGACGATCACGCCGGCCGCCGTCGAAATCACCAGCGACGGAATCTGCGCGACGAGACCGTCACCGATGGTGAGCAGCGTGTAGTTCTTGCCCGCCGCCGCGAAGCTCATGTCGTGCTGCACGATACCGACGATCAGTCCGCCAATGATGTTGATCACCATGATCAGCAAACCGGCGATCGCATCGCCGCGCACGAACTTGCTCGCGCCGTCCATCGAGCCGTAGAACTCGGCTTCCTGCGAGACTTCGGCGCGGCGCTTCCTGGCCTGTTCTTCGTTGATGAGGCCGGCGTTCAGGTCGGCGTCGATCGCCATCTGCTTGCCAGGCATCGCGTCGAGCGTGAAGCGCGCGGACACTTCCGCGATCCGCCCCGCGCCCTTGGTGATCACCATGAAGTTGATCACCATCAAAATGATAAAGACGACGATACCGACCGCGAAGTTGCCGCCCACGAGAAAGTGGCCGAACGACTCGATCACCTGGCCGGCCGCATCGGGACCGGTATGGCCTTCGAGCAGCACGACCCGGGTGGACGCCACGTTCAGCGAGAGGCGCAGCAAGGTCGAGAACAGCAGCACGCTCGGGAATGCGGCGAAATCGAGCGGCTTCATCGTGTACATGCTGACGAGCAGCACCATCACCGAAAGCGCGATGTTGAAGGTGAACAGCAGATCCAGCAGGAACGGCGGCAACGGCAAAATCATCATGCCGAGGATCATGCAGATCAGCACCGGCCCGGCGAGGGCGCGCAAATTGGTGCTGCTCAAGGCATCCGGCCGTCGGGCGAGGAAACCGGCGCGAGCGTTCATGCGGAGGCTCCTGAAGGGTCGTCGTTAGTAGCGTTGAGGGTCTCGGCGGCTTCCTGCTCGGCTTCGTCGTCCGATACGCCGCCCTTGTCGAGTTCCGCGGGCACGTCGAGTTCGGTCGGTGCGAGCGGCACGTCGCCGCCTTCGGTCTTGAAGCGCCGCAGCTGATAGACCCACGCGAGCACTTCGGCGACCGCGCCGTACAGCGGGCCCGGAATCTCGCGGTTGAGTTCGACGTTGTGATACAGCGCCCGCGCGAGCGGCGGCGCTTCCAGCAACGGCACGTTGTTTTCGGCGGCGATTTCGCGAATCCGCGCCGCCACGAGATTCACGCCCTTGGCGACCACCTTCGGCGCGCGCATCTCGCCGTCGGTGTATTGCAGCGCCACGGCGAAGTGCGTCGGGTTGGTCACCACCACGTCGGCCTTCGGCACGTTGGTCATCATGCGGCGGCGGGCAATCGCGCGCTGCTGCTGGCGAATCCGCCCTTTGACGTGCGGATCGCCTTCGCTTTCGCGATGTTCGCGCTTCACTTCTTCCTTCGTCATGCGCAGCTTTTTGTGGAATTGCCACAGTTGATACGGCACATCCATCGCGGCGACGACGAACATGCCCGCCACCGTCATGCCGCAGCACACGGCGATCAGATGCACGGTGTTGGCGAGCGCGAGATGCAGCGGCTGCATCGCCAGCGCGAGAATCTCTTCACGGCGATTCCAGATCGCCGTGCCGCCGATCACGCCGACCACCAGCGTCTTCGCGAGCGACATGCCGAGCTGGATCGGACCGTTGATCGAGAACATCTTGCCGAGGCCGGCAATCGGATTGAGGCGGTCGAATTTCGGCTCGAGGCCTTTCGCCGACAGTTGCCAGCCACCCAGCGCCATCGGTGCGAACAAGGCGGCGACGCCGGTGAAAGCGAGAATTGGCAGCAGCGCGTACAGCCCTTCGCGGCTTGCCACGCCCGCACCGATCATCATGCGGCGCGTTTCGAACGCGCCGGCGTGATCGAACGAAAAGGCCGCGCGCAGCATGCCCTGCAAATGTTCGCCGATGCTGCCGGACATTCCCCATACGCCGAAGAACCCCGCCGCCAGCAGGGCAAACGTGGACAGCTCCCGCGAACGCACGATCTGCCCTTCCTCGCGCGCCTTCTGCAGGCGCCGGGGAGTGGCTGATTCGGTTTTTTCGAGGTCGCTATCCTCTGCCACAAAAGCTCTCCAGTCGGCTGAGGCACGGCGCCTCTTTCCAGTGAGAGCGATTATTCCCGCTCGACGCAAGCACCGATCGGCGGATAAGCGCGGAGAAAGGGGGGTATTTCGAGGGATGGAGACGGCCGGAACGCCAGCCGGTCGGCCTTGCTGACGCGATGCGGCCGCGCGCGGCCGGACCGGACACGCGCGCGGTCTCGCGCGAGCGCCGGCCCGGTCTCAGGCTTCAGTACGACGCGTCAATCAAAACGCCACGAAAGGCGTTTGACCGCCATTCGCTGTCTGATCGATGCCGTAATACACATGGCGGCCGTAGAAGAACGGCAACCCGAGATCGAAGCTGCTGTTGCCGCCGATCTGCCCTGCGAGGTCATTGAACGCGTAGTTGCTGCCGTTGCTGAACAGCGTCGCCGCACTCAGGATGCCGATGCTGGCGTTCGACTGCGTATTGTTCAGTCCGACCAGCGTCAGCGTCCGTGTTTGCGCCGACGACGGGCAGTAAAAGCCCGCAAAGTTGCTGCCGCACTGCGCGAGCGAGCTATCGCCGAAGAAGTAGGCGTTCGAGCCCGAGTCGAGGAAGGCCTGCACCTTCGTGCCGTTGAACACGCTGTTGTCCATGTCACCGAAGGCGTCGGTGGTAAAAAGCTGGACCCCGGTAAGCGCATTGTTCGCCTGCGTGCCGACGCCGAACACCAACGTGCCGGTGGCCGATGGCGCGCCGGTATTCGACACCGGCGGCATTTGCACGATCACGCCGTTGTTGTCGACCGGGAAATACGGGACCGGATTGGCGACCTGCTGCGCGATCGGCACCGGCGTGCGGGCGCACGACACGCCGCCCGGACAGGCGAAGTAATTGCTGAAGTTGGCCGCCTGCGCCGGGTCCGAGCAGGTCGTGCCGCAATCGGTGGGCGCCGTGCCAATGCCGAGAATGCCGTTGGCGCCGAGATCGTCGACCTTGTTTTCGGCCGAACCGCTGCCGCAGCCGCGCGTGGGCACCGTGCTCGAATCCTTGTCGCCGATAATCTGCATCGGAATCGCCGCCGTGGTCGTCTCGCCACCGATCGCGATGGTGGCGGTGCGCACCGTGCCCCACGTGAAGCCGTCCGCGAAGGTCGCGCACTCGGCGAGCTGCGCGCCGCCGATGGTGATGGGCTGCAACGCACTGAGCAGCGAGGGGTTCACGACCGAACTGACCACGCGCAGCCCGTACGAACCGGTATCGACCTGGATATTGTCAATAGTCTGACAATTCGTAGTCGAACCGGGCGCGCATATTTTCACGCTGACCGCCGGGATGTTGATCACGCCGTTCACGCCCCGGCCGACGGTGATGGGCACGGTATTCGCCGCGGTCGCGGCGATCGGCTGCTGGGTCGGACTGGCCGGCAGCGAGCCGCCGTTCAGCGTGGTCGACGAATCGTTGTTGGAGCCGCCACCGCCGCCGCACGCGGCGAGCGCGGACACCAACGCCACGGCCACGACGGCCTGTATCCAGCCCTTGAGCTTCACAGCAATATGCTTGGTTCGCATGTCTCGTCCTCGCTATTACTGGATGTCCGAACCGCTGACGCCGGCGGGCAGCGCCGGAGGCAACCACGCCTGGCCATTGAACGAGCCCATGTGGCCGCCGGAGCGCACCACGAGGCCGCTCTGGTCGACCGCGACCGGGCCGCGGCTGCCGCCGCGCGCCGCGCGCACGGCCTTCACGCCGGCCACGTACTGCGGGAAATAGCTGCCGAGCAGATCGTTCAGATCCGGCATTTGCGGGCCGCGCCAGGCAATGCCGAACACGGAGCCGTCCGAGGCGAGATATTCGCGGACCACGGTGCCGTTGCCGAGCGCCGTCTCACGCACGGTGTAAGACGTGGAAGCGGTGGCGGAAGACCCAGCGTTGGATGCGGAGCGCATCACGCTCTGCGCCGCGTTGACGGCGCTGCTGCCGGGCTGAACGATACGTGACGAGACCAACGCGCCCGTAGGCGGTGTCATGGGGGCGCCGCCCAGTCCCGCATGAGCGGACTGCACGGCGATGAGCGAACAGGGCAAAGCAAGCGCCGTAACGATCCCGGCGCGGCGAACACGACTCCACATGACAAGGCTCCTCCCGAGCTGCCGCTCGGTTCGCACGCGGTGCAAACCGGCTGCATGTATGCAGATCATACGGCACCGCTGCGGTCGCACTGCGGAGGGTTTGTCCCCATCGTGCCACCGTCCGGCGCGTGTCTTCACCGGAGCGCCGTGCCGCTGCTTGAGTTCGTAGTATGCCTGTGGTTTGTGTCGGCAGACAGCAAGCACACGCGGGCGCGTGGCTTGCTATGTGTCATGCTGCGGCCCGGCGCCCGTGGTGGGTGGGGCGCGACGCGGCGTCGCGCCGGCAGGTCAGAAGCCGAGGCTGGCGAGCAGATCGTCGACTTGCGACTGGTCCTGCACCACGTCCGTTTTGCCCTCCGGATTGATTTGCGGACCGTTCAGCAGATGTTCGGGGCTGCCGGTCGGAGAGACTTCGGCCGCCAGCGCCGCCGCGTTCGCCGCGAACTGCTCGCGCCGTTCGAGCGCGATGTTCTCGACCAGCACGCCAAGCAACTGCTGCTCGATCAGATACACGACATCCGTGATCTTCTTGATGACCTGGCCGGTCAGATCCTGGAAGTCCTGCGCCAGCATGATCTCCATGAGCTGCGAGTTGGTCGCGCTGGTCGCGTCGGGCACGCCGCGCAGGAAGGTCCGCGTGTCGTTCATCAACGCGCGCACTTCCTCGCGTTCGATCGGCGCCGCGTACCACTGCTCCCAACGCGCGTCGAGTTCGCCCGCGTCTTTCTGCAGCTGCTCCTGGATCGGCTTGGCGATGTCGATAGCGGACAGGACGCGTTCGGCGGCCTGCTCCGTCATATCCGCGATGTACTTCAGGCGGTCGCGGGCATCGGGCACGGCTTCGGCCGCACGCTCGACATGTTTGTCGAGCCCGAGCTCGCGCATCGAGTCGCGCAGCGTGCGCGTCAGTTGTCCAATGCGGGCGAGGATGCGGTCGGACGCGAAGTCGCCGCTCTCGTTGGCCGCGTCGGCTCCTTGCGCGTTGGTCGGCAGATTCACATCAGCTCCCGGCTTTGGCCATCTTCTCGAGAATCTTGTTGAGCTTCTCGTCGAGCGTCGCGGCCGTGAACGGCTTGACGACATAACCGCTCGCGCCGGCCTGCGCCGCCGCGATGATGTTTTCCTTCTTCGATTCGGCCGTCACCATCAGCACCGGCAGGTGCGTGAGATTGGCGTCGGCGCGGATCTCCTTGAGCATGGCCAGACCGTCGAGGTTCGGCATGTTCCAGTCGGAAATCACGAACTCGTACGTACCGCCACGCAGACGCGCGAGGCCGGCCGCGCCGTCTTCCGCCTCGTCGACGTTCGAATAGCCGAGTTCCTTGAGGAGGTTGCGAACGATCCGGCGCATCGTCGGAAAGTCGTCAACAACCAGAATCTTCATTCCCTTATCCATTTCATTCCCTTTGCTTGATCCATGGTGCGGCGCCTGACCGCTCAACTCGCGCCTCAATCCAGCGCCTCAAATCCTACCGGCCCGCATCATACCCGCTGAACGCGGTCGCCCATTGCCGAGAGACGCGCCATCACACGTCGGCTCATTTCCGGCAACGCCGCGATCTCGTCCGCCGCGCCAAGCGCAATCGCTTCACGCGGCATGCCGAACACGATACAGCTCGCTTCGTCCTGCGCAAGGGTGTACGCCCCTGCCTTTTTCATGTCCAGCAGTCCGGCTGCGCCGTCGCGCCCCATCCCGGTCAGAATCACGCCGACCGCGTTCTTGCCCGCATGCTGCGCGGCCGAACGGAACAGCACGTCCACCGACGGACGATGCCGGTTCACCGGCGGCTCGTCCGACAGGTGAGCAATATAGTTCGCACCACTGCGGGCAAGCAACAGATGAGCGTGGCCGGGCGCAATGTAAGCATGTCCCGGCAGCACGCGTTCGCCGTGCTCTGCCTCTTTAACGGTAATCCGGCACAAACCATTGAGGCGTTGCGCAAAAGATTTTGTGAAGCCCGGCGGCATATGCTGCGCGATCAGCACTGCGGGCGCATCCGGCGGCAGCGGCACCAGCACTTCGCGGATCGCTTCCGTGCCGCCCGTCGACGCGCCGACGATGATCAGCTTCTCGGTACTGAGCAGCGGATTGTTGAAGAGCGGAGCCGCGCCGACCGGCGCCTGCGTCGCATGGGCAGCCGCGTGCTGCGCCGGCGCGGCCTGGCGCACACGTGCGCGCGCGGCGGCGCGAATCTTGTCGGCGAGCTTTTCCGAGTAATCGAGCATGCCGTCGCGAATGCCGACCTTCGGCTTGGTGACGAAATCGACCGCGCCGAGTTCGAGCGCGCGCAGCGTGATTTCATTGCCGCGCTCGGTCAGCGACGACACCATCACGACCGGCATCGGCCGCAGGCGCATCAGCTTCTCAAGGAAATCGAGACCATCCATGCGCGGCATTTCGACGTCGAGCGTCAACACGTCCGGATTGTGCTGTTTGATGAGATCGCGCGCGACCAGCGGGTCGGGTGCGGTCGCCACCACCGTCATGTCCGGCTGGCCGTTGATGATTTCCGTCATCAGGCTGCGGATCAGCGCCGAATCGTCGACGCACAGTACTTTGATCTTTTGCACAGCGCTCACGCCTCCTCTGTGGTTCTGGCGTTGTTTGAATTGATCGGGCGCGTTCCGAACAGTTCGATGCGTGGCTTTGCTGCGCCTGCGCCCGCACTGCCCGCCGCTGTTCCCGCCGGCGAGCCGAACAGCTCGACCTTCGGACGAGCGCCTGCGGAACTCGAAAACAGTTCGACCTTGGCTCTCGGCGCGGCCGGCGTCGAGAACAGTTCCACCCGCTTGCGCGCCGCGGCGAGCCGCTCGGCACGCGCTTCGGCGCTTTGCCGCATCAGCGCCTGTTCGCGCTCGGCCACGCCCGCTTCCTGCTGCAGGCGCAACTTCTTCACCATCACCTGGCCCGTGCGCGGCATGAACGCCACCTTGCGCGGATGCGAGCCCTGCAAGTCTTCGGCGACGATGCGGATTTTCTCCACCGCCAGATAGCGGCGCACGAACTCCGAATTGCGGTCGCCTATGTTCATCGTCGTCATGCCGGCGAGCACCGCGCCGCCGCCGAAAACCTTGGCTTCGAAACGCTCGCGCCGGCCGCCGGCCTTGATCAGTTCGTTGATCAGCACTTCCATTGCGTAGGCGCCGTAGCGCATCGAATCCGATGCGGCCTGCGCGACGTCCGCGCCGTCGTCGGGCAACATGAAGTGATTCATGCCGCCGATGCCCGCCGTGCGATCCTGGATGCAGGCCGCGACGCAGGAACCGAGCACGGTAACCAGCACCATGTCTTCGTGCGTGGTGTAGAACTCGTTCGGCAACAGCTTCACGCCGGGGCGTTGGAAGTGGTTGTCGAAGTACAGATTGGTGGCAATTGGCAAGGCGCTGCTCATACCGTCACCCCGCTCGCCGTGTGATGCGATGCCGTTGCCGGGCCGCGGGTCGCCGTCGGCGTGCGCGCGCCGGTCGCGTCACGCGTCAGTTCGTAGACGGTCTGGCCGCGCAGCTTGAATGCCTGCGTGACGTATGTGAAGTTTTCCGAGTGGCCGGCGAACAGCAGGCCGCCCGACTTCATCAGCGGCTCGAAGCGTGAGAGCACTTGCGCTTGCGTCGGCTTGTCGAAATAGATCATCACGTTGCGGCAGAAGATCGCGTCGAACTGCGAACGCAACTGGTAATCGCGGTCGGTGAGATTGAGTTGCTCGAAGCGCACCAGCGCGCGCACTTCCGGACGCACCTTGACCATGCCCGCGTGTGCGCCAGTGCCCTTCAGAAAGAAGCGCTTGAGCCGCTCGGGCGAGAGATGCTTCACCTGGTCGAACTGGTACATGCCGGCTTCGGCTTTGGCGAGCACTTGCGTATCGATATCGGTGGCAAGCACCGAGGCCTGACGCGCGCCGCTGTCGCCGAGCGCTTCGATCAGCGTCATCGCAATCGAATACGGCTCTTCACCGGTCGACGCCGCCGAACACCACACCGAAACCGGCTGCGCGCGGCGCGGCACGAAATCGGCGAGGATCGGAAAATGATGCGCCTCGCGAAAGAACGCCGTCAGGTTGGTGGTCAACGCATTCGTGAACGCTTCCCACTCGGCCGGATCGTTTTCCGCTTCGAGCAGGTCGAGATACTGCTTGAAGGTGTCGAGGCCGCGGGTGCGCAGACGCCGCGCCAGACGGCTGTACGCCATGTCGCGCTTGTGATCCGACAGCGAAATGCCCGCGCTGCGGTGAATCAGTTCGCGAATGCGAGCGAAGTCCGCCGACGTAAATTCGAAATCCCGTGCCTGTTCGCCGGATTTAACCGGGTCAGCCCGGTCCGGACGTTGCTGTGCGCGCGTTGCCATCATGAGAGTTCCTGCCTGCGATACGAGCCATCCCGCTTTCCGCCCGGAAAATCGCCCCGGGTAGAAGGGATTGTGTTCGCGGGGTCGCGCCCGCCCGCGAGTTCCGCCACCATGCAGTCGGCCCGCGACACGCCGATAAAGCGTGCTTCGATGATTCGCTCCTCATGGAGCGAGATGCCGAATGACTGCATGTCTTTGTGCCACTTCCTAGAATGTTTCCCAGTCCGCATCCGAGCCCGCCGTGGCCGCGCTCACTGCGGCCGGACGTGCTGCGGATTCGGATGCCGCGCGGGCGGTCTTCGGCTTGAGCGCCGGTTCGACACGCGCGGCGCCTGCGTCGTGGCTCGCCGAAGCCGATGCCGATGCCGTATTTGCCGCCGGCTGCGCTGCGCCGCCGTTCACGGATGCATGCGGCGCGGCTTTGGCCGCCGGCTTGCTCTTGCTGCTGGTCACGCGAGACGCCGTCGATTGCGAACGCGTTGCCGCCGCGCTGTTATGCACCGCGCCGCCGGCCACTTTCCAGCCATTCACGACGGCCTGCAACTGACGCGTCTGATCTTCGAGCGAGGCCGCCGCGGCCGCCGCCTGTTCGACCAGCGCGGCGTTCTGCTGCGTGACTTCGTCCATCTGCACGACCGCGCGATTCACCTGTTCGATGCCGCCCGACTGCTCTTCGGACGCCGCGCTGATCTCGCCCATGATGTCGGTCACGCGGCGCACGGCCTGCACGATCTCGTCCATCGTGGTGCCGGCGCGGCCGACCAGTGCCGAGCCGCTTTGCACCTTGTCGACCGAGTCGCCGATCAGTTCCTTGATTTCCTTCGCGGCGCTGGCGCTGCGCTGCGCGAGGCTGCGCACTTCGCCCGCCACCACCGCGAAGCCACGGCCCTGTTCGCCGGCGCGCGCGGCTTCGACCGCCGCGTTCAACGCGAGAATATTGGTCTGGAAAGCAATGCCTTCAATCACGCCGATGATGTCGACGACCTTGTTCGAACTGCTCGCGATGTCTTGCATGGTCGTGACGACCTGGCCCACCACGTCGCCGCCGCGCGTGGCGATGTCGGATGCGTTGACGGCCAGTTGGCTCGCCTGACGCGCGTTCTCGGCGTTCTGCCGCACGGTGCCGGTCAACTGCTCCATGCTCGACGCGGTTTCCTGCAGCGAGGCGGCCTGCTGTTCGGTACGCTGCGAGAGGTCGGTGTTGCCCATCGCGATTTCGCGTGCACCGGTGTCGATCGATTCCGTGCTGCTGTGAACCGCCTTCACCATCGTCGACATGCTCTCCTGCATGCGCTTGATGCCGGCGAACAGTCGCCCGATTTCATTGCGGCTGAAGACGTTGATCGTCTCTGACAGATCGCCCGCGGCGATGCGCTCGAAGCACGCCGTCGCGTCGGCGAGCGGCTGCACGATCAGGCCGCGCAGCGCGAAGCGGATACCCACCACGAGAAGCAGTGCGAGCGCGGTGACAGCGATGATCAGCGTCGTCATCAGCGAGATGTTCGATTGCGCGCTCGCTTGCTGATCCACGGCGCTCTGCTGCAAGCCCTTAATGACCGCCGCCGCCGCCCCGTCATAAGCGATGAACATCGGGCTGATTTTCGTATCGGCGATCGCGTGATAGGCGGCCATGTCGTTCGCATTCAACGCCGCGAACTCCGGGTCGACGCCTTCGCGCATCACGCTCATGCGCTTGGCAATAACATCGTCGAGCAGCGCCTGATCGACGCCAGGCTTCGGTGCGTCGAGATAACTCTGCCAGCTTTGGTTGCCCTTGGTCAGCAACTCCTGCGCGCGTTCGATCGCTTTCTTCGCTTCGTCCGCGTTGCCCGCGGCGGACAACGTGTTGAAGCGGTCCACCGCGAGGCGCGAGCGCAGCAGGTACGCCGAGGCATCGTCGAGCGCGTGAATGGCGACCAGATCGCCGCGCGCAATGCGGTCGAGCGATTGACTCGCGCGATTCAGCGCGCTCAGTCCAAGTACGCCGACCACCACGGTCAGCGCGACCAGAATGATCCCCACTATCGTCAACGACGTGCGAATCGACCACCTGCTCAGCATTTCGATGCTCCCTATCCCAATCGTTTCGTGAAGGCTGCCGCCGTCAGGCGCCGAGCGTTTCGATCAGCGCCATCTCGCGGCTGGTCATGAGCTTCTCGATGTCCATCAGGATCAGCATGCGGCCGTCGACGGTGCCCAGACCCGTGAGGTACTCGGTCGTCAGCGTGGCCCCGAATTCCGGCGCCGGCATGATCTGGTCGGTGGCGAGCGTCAGCACGTCCGACACGCCGTCCACCACCATCCCGACCACGCGATGCGCGACGTTCAGGATGATCACCACCGTCTGGTGGTCGTACTCGACACGGCCCAGATGGAACTTGATACGCATGTCGACGATCGGCACGATGATGCCGCGCAGATTGATCACGCCCTTGATGAACTCGGGCGCATTGGCGATCCGCGTCACGTTGTCGTAGCCGCGAATTTCCTGCACCTTGAGAATGTCGATGCCGTACTCTTCGGCGCCGAGCGTAAAGACGAGGAATTCCTGACCGCCGGCGTCTGCCTGCTGCGCGTCGCGGCGGCTATTCGCACCGGTCGCGTTCGCGACGCTCGAATTGATGGATTGGACTTCTGCCACGTTAGCCCCCAAACGGTTGGGATGAAATGAGTTGAGTAAGTGTTACTGTTGCGGCGAATGTGACGGACATCATGCGAGGCTCAGCGCGCCATGCGCGTGGCGTGTTTCGCGGTTCAGCGCGGCGACGTCCACGATCAGCGCGACGCTGCCGTCGCCGAGAATGGTCGCGGCGGAAATGCCGTGCACCTTGCGGTAGTTCGTTTCCAGATTCTTCACCACCACCTGCTGCTGGCCCACCAGCT
Coding sequences within:
- a CDS encoding methyl-accepting chemotaxis protein — translated: MLSRWSIRTSLTIVGIILVALTVVVGVLGLSALNRASQSLDRIARGDLVAIHALDDASAYLLRSRLAVDRFNTLSAAGNADEAKKAIERAQELLTKGNQSWQSYLDAPKPGVDQALLDDVIAKRMSVMREGVDPEFAALNANDMAAYHAIADTKISPMFIAYDGAAAAVIKGLQQSAVDQQASAQSNISLMTTLIIAVTALALLLVVGIRFALRGLIVQPLADATACFERIAAGDLSETINVFSRNEIGRLFAGIKRMQESMSTMVKAVHSSTESIDTGAREIAMGNTDLSQRTEQQAASLQETASSMEQLTGTVRQNAENARQASQLAVNASDIATRGGDVVGQVVTTMQDIASSSNKVVDIIGVIEGIAFQTNILALNAAVEAARAGEQGRGFAVVAGEVRSLAQRSASAAKEIKELIGDSVDKVQSGSALVGRAGTTMDEIVQAVRRVTDIMGEISAASEEQSGGIEQVNRAVVQMDEVTQQNAALVEQAAAAAASLEDQTRQLQAVVNGWKVAGGAVHNSAAATRSQSTASRVTSSKSKPAAKAAPHASVNGGAAQPAANTASASASASHDAGAARVEPALKPKTARAASESAARPAAVSAATAGSDADWETF
- the cheW gene encoding chemotaxis protein CheW — protein: MAEVQSINSSVANATGANSRRDAQQADAGGQEFLVFTLGAEEYGIDILKVQEIRGYDNVTRIANAPEFIKGVINLRGIIVPIVDMRIKFHLGRVEYDHQTVVIILNVAHRVVGMVVDGVSDVLTLATDQIMPAPEFGATLTTEYLTGLGTVDGRMLILMDIEKLMTSREMALIETLGA